The following coding sequences are from one Culex quinquefasciatus strain JHB chromosome 1, VPISU_Cqui_1.0_pri_paternal, whole genome shotgun sequence window:
- the LOC6034414 gene encoding uncharacterized protein LOC6034414: MQGCSCSNQPILTIDCEVFGQLTLDGRYNIPREAKSLNIQLNVRATRLHISSKLFENSLLNRVLIKGNYNNGGSSQVDHVEFLAKAFCLNNGTYPQLEVVNVHTVVFHSQTFCQEFNLNVTRAAEVVIMQSAFSVPESEILLNGVKDIRIQDDAFRGSVSTKLDIVNCGIGSLCELRASFKEIRFINTNIKEVLTKAFDVNKIDSLVFENCNIGVLKSQAVTEKLLCKHFTVTGCKIGTIEREFISESGLVNFMLQNNTISEIAPEAIRFTGVTSKIIQNKIIKTGINWFFQNGGWTSVAIVNNSFGEFNYFTLEETEQPSLCQFHGNSVTLPAIRSFSFFHHQACTLREISFNRQCTCDERWMKELFFQDYDKLLKESYCRIDETLKHCYNASTFNVKKYTQQVCNESTRSIDCSSSQKEKKVEPNFVSPTEIEDVQYQDYYQYIVMGASAIVAIVIVVLCILFRTICSGRQSAASGDVVSNASFTMTHKPSKAFTKEDKSIIHQTLQKIKEKQSPDTYEDIFIHTKKLLDGNSTETEKVLTIGEIVRRLNECENSGDDFVAFTDILYRHLAPSTSATPLETIYAEPSAPAEGMTVIGGVPGGTPDHIYAELTSAAQPLLINEYAAPMDLSDSHYSEPVQIMHKDNTRTLITPYAIGNNISGAVQHPQPGTSRNLPDILNSGNSSTTNSSSSNSNTTANAMIVAGGPPPPLPEPLRYMDRSPTSSREIPEYTLPAKKVPPKPAPRREPSEDSDSSGTSHSEHSGGSDITVKIDDIVEYADA; this comes from the exons CTCACACTGGACGGTCGATACAACATTCCGCGGGAAGCAAAAAGCCTCAACATCCAACTCAACGTGCGAGCAACGCGACTTCACATCAGCTCCAAACTGTTCGAGAACAGCTTGCTGAACCGAGTCCTGATCAAGGGAAACTACAACAACGGTGGCTCCAGTCAAGTTGACCACGTTGAGTTCCTGGCGAAGGCCTTCTGTCTAAACAACGGAACCTACCCTCAGCTGGAGGTGGTGAACGTTCACACCGTCGTGTTCCACAGCCAAACTTTTTGCC AGGAATTCAACCTCAACGTGACACGTGCCGCCGAGGTTGTTATAATGCAAAGTGCATTTTCCGTGCCAGAAAGCGAAATCCTACTCAATGGCGTTAAGGATATCAGAATTCAGGACGATGCATTTCGGGGATCCGTGTCAACCAAG CTCGACATTGTAAACTGTGGCATCGGGAGTTTGTGCGAGTTGCGGGCGTCCTTTAAGGAAATCAGGTTCATCAATACAAACATCAAAGAAGTCTTAACTAAGGCATTTGATGTGAATAAAATAGACTCGTTGGTGTTTGAGAATTGCAACATTGGTGTACTCAAATCGCAAGCGGTTACAGAAAAG CTTTTATGTAAGCATTTCACCGTGACAGGTTGCAAGATTGGGACAATCGAAAGAGAGTTTATTTCGGAAAGCGGGTTAGTGAACTTCATGTTGCAGAACAATAC AATCAGCGAGATTGCCCCAGAAGCCATCCGGTTTACCGGAGTAACCAGTAAAATCATCCAGaataaaatcatcaaaactGGAATCAACTGGTTCTTCCAGAACGGTGGCTGGACCAGTGTGGCCATCGTGAACAATTCGTTCGGCGAGTTCAACTACTTTACACTGGAGGAAACTGAACAGCCTTCGCTGTGCCAATTCCATGGCAATTCGGTGACCCTACCGGCAATCCGGAGTTTCAGTTTTTTCCACCATCAGGCGTGCACTTTGCGTGAAATTTCGTTCAATCGACAGTGCACTTGTGATGAGCGATGGATGAAGGAGTTGTTCTTCCAGGATTATGATAAGCTGCTGAAGGAAAGCTACTGCCGGATAGATGAGACTTTGAAGCATTGCTACAACGCTTCAACgtttaatgttaaaaagtaCACGCAACAGGTGTGCAATGAATCGACTCGTTCAATCGATTGTTCCAGCAGTCAAAAGGAGAAAAAAGTTGAACCAAATTTTGTCAGTCCAACCGAGATTGAAGACGTCCAGTATCAGGACTACTATCAGTACATCGTGATGGGAGCGTCAGCGATAGTGGCCATAGTGATTGTAGTTTTGTGTATTCTGTTCCGCACAATCTGTTCAGGGAGACAATCTGCCGCCTCAGGAGATGTAGTTTCGAACGCCTCGTTCACGATGACTCATAAACCGAGCAAGGCTTTCACAAAGGAAGATAAGTCGATTATTCATCAGACGTTACAGAAAATTAAGGAAAAGCAGTCGCCTGACACCTACGAGGACATCTTCATTCACACCAAGAAATTGCTCGACGGCAACTCAACCGAAACGGAGAAAGTCCTAACAATCGGAGAGATCGTGCGACGTCTCAACGAATGCGAAAACAGCGGAGATGACTTTGTGGCATTTACCGACATTCTGTACCGTCATCTGGCGCCCAGCACCAGTGCGACTCCACTTGAGACCATCTACGCCGAACCGTCCGCTCCGGCCGAGGGCATGACCGTGATTGGTGGAGTCCCGGGCGGTACACCTGACCACATCTACGCGGAACTAACGAGTGCGGCTCAACCACTGCTGATAAACGAATACGCCGCCCCGATGGACTTGAGTGACTCACATTACTCGGAACCCGTGCAAATCATGCACAAAG ATAACACTCGTACGCTTATCACTCCATACGCCATAGGAAACAACATTTCGGGCGCGGTCCAGCACCCACAACCCGGCACTTCGCGGAATTTGCCCGACATTCTCAACAGTGGCAACAGCAGCACCACCAACAGTAGTAGTAGCAATAGTAATACAACAGCAAATGCCATGATAGTGGCCGGtggccctcctcctcctctgcCGGAACCGCTTAGGTACATGGACCGATCGCCGACCAGCAGTCGGGAGATTCCCGAGTACACGCTGCCAGCCAAGAAAGTGCCACCGAAACCGGCGCCACGTCGCGAACCGTCCGAAGATTCGGACAGTTCTGGCACGAGCCATTCGGAACACTCGGGTGGCAGTGATATTACGGTTAAAATAGACGACATTGTTGAGTACGCTGATGCGTAG